From Spartinivicinus ruber, the proteins below share one genomic window:
- a CDS encoding response regulator, whose amino-acid sequence MSKLCKQPIVLLIEDSMHDFTAIQRAFRKTGFEGHIEHCQKGETALDYLEQVKIAVTNNIVSLPHFILLDLNLPGIDGIEVLKTIKADSILKQIPIIVFTTSQSLQDIKTCYQSGVTLMLLNPWIYQLSIG is encoded by the coding sequence GTGAGTAAACTATGCAAACAACCAATAGTACTGTTAATTGAAGACAGTATGCATGACTTTACTGCAATTCAACGTGCCTTTAGGAAAACGGGGTTTGAGGGACACATTGAACATTGCCAGAAAGGAGAAACAGCACTGGATTATTTGGAGCAGGTAAAAATAGCAGTAACTAATAATATTGTTAGCCTACCTCATTTTATTTTACTAGACTTAAATCTTCCGGGTATCGATGGTATTGAAGTATTAAAAACAATAAAGGCAGATAGTATTCTGAAACAAATACCTATCATTGTTTTTACCACCTCTCAGAGCCTACAGGATATAAAAACCTGTTACCAGTCTGGAGTAACTCTTATGTTACTAAACCCATGGATTTATCAGCTTTCAATCGGGTGA
- a CDS encoding CHASE domain-containing protein yields the protein MYLQIIKDYFLKIFVLAVSYAVIGYFSLWLAIPPGFASPVWPPAGVALGLVLLWGYRFWPGILLGSMTVNIWASQEAYTNIIALANGMGIALGASLQAVVSKWCIEKVTQPPWELEDVKQITAIVMVGGPICCIVSATIGNTILLLNGVIQPDAWLPAWLTWWIGDCIGVVACAPVLLALFAGSISQSRKGIVVMPLMALLVTVIYLFFSAQRWEQEQQNNQAIKEMERAVEHMQDYLDGYLLSLFSLEKLFQSSNYVSREEFQRFATGFVSKYPGIQALEWVPIVPSSERERLIHMAKVEGLDNFEITEYNLHFNKIERAKQREIYYPVFYIEPLKTNETALGYDLGSNHRCLKAIEKTLQTLQPVATEKIMLIQTLQPEPVFLVFQPVIKDINFVPGFVLGVFKILPLMEQLHQHLSNLETTVLIYDENNEVIYNPGKTINQQDNYKSLDNFINLSKTLSVANREWKLNFQFKPQISFEHRFWSIWLLVVGGFFIIGMLSYVLLIITGQAEATKRQIVRRTMELEASKHALSEQTEVLEKSNKALEEFAYIASHNLKEPLRGVSNYCQFISEDYKDKLDQQGSDMLNNMRKLTRRMESFINDLLKYSRVEYIDDVRIETDIMGLLVEVKENLSHLIKPPNVNVVTKEPLPTIYCNKTKMMELFANLITNAIKYNKRKKIEIIIGCDINSVPSVFYVQDNGIGIPDHLQSKVFKIFQRLHTEDEYGGGTGAGLSIVKKIIEAYRGSIWIKSKPGEGSTFYFTLPLAMQKN from the coding sequence ATGTATCTGCAAATAATCAAAGATTACTTCTTAAAGATATTTGTTCTTGCGGTGAGCTATGCGGTTATTGGTTATTTCTCACTCTGGTTAGCGATACCGCCAGGATTTGCTTCTCCCGTTTGGCCTCCGGCAGGCGTTGCGCTTGGATTGGTGCTACTGTGGGGGTATCGCTTTTGGCCTGGTATTTTATTGGGCTCAATGACAGTCAATATTTGGGCCTCTCAAGAAGCTTATACCAATATTATTGCGTTAGCTAATGGGATGGGTATCGCCTTGGGGGCATCACTACAAGCTGTTGTTTCCAAGTGGTGTATCGAGAAAGTCACTCAACCACCATGGGAGCTGGAAGATGTAAAACAAATCACTGCTATCGTGATGGTCGGGGGGCCTATCTGTTGTATTGTTTCTGCAACGATTGGTAACACAATATTACTGTTGAATGGGGTTATTCAACCCGATGCTTGGTTACCCGCGTGGCTAACCTGGTGGATAGGCGACTGCATTGGAGTAGTGGCTTGTGCACCGGTGTTGTTGGCATTGTTTGCTGGTTCAATTTCTCAATCAAGGAAGGGTATCGTTGTTATGCCATTAATGGCACTACTAGTCACCGTCATTTATCTGTTTTTTTCAGCCCAACGTTGGGAGCAAGAGCAACAAAATAATCAGGCTATTAAGGAAATGGAGCGTGCTGTAGAGCATATGCAAGATTACCTTGATGGCTATCTTTTATCACTATTTTCTCTGGAAAAACTTTTCCAATCATCAAACTATGTGAGTCGTGAGGAGTTTCAGCGTTTTGCTACAGGGTTTGTCAGTAAATATCCAGGTATCCAAGCATTGGAGTGGGTTCCTATTGTGCCTTCCAGTGAAAGGGAGAGACTTATTCATATGGCTAAAGTGGAAGGGTTAGATAATTTTGAAATCACTGAATATAATCTTCACTTTAATAAAATAGAAAGAGCAAAACAACGTGAAATTTATTATCCGGTATTTTATATAGAACCTTTAAAAACAAATGAAACCGCTTTGGGTTATGACTTGGGGTCAAACCATCGTTGTTTAAAGGCGATTGAGAAAACACTACAAACACTACAGCCTGTTGCTACGGAGAAAATTATGCTGATTCAGACTCTACAACCTGAGCCTGTATTTTTAGTGTTTCAGCCTGTTATTAAGGATATAAATTTCGTACCTGGCTTTGTTTTAGGGGTATTTAAGATATTGCCATTAATGGAGCAACTTCATCAACATTTAAGTAACCTAGAGACAACGGTTCTTATATATGATGAAAATAATGAAGTAATATACAATCCTGGGAAAACAATTAACCAACAAGATAATTATAAATCACTTGATAATTTTATTAATTTAAGTAAAACGCTTTCGGTAGCAAACCGAGAGTGGAAACTTAATTTTCAGTTTAAGCCACAAATTAGTTTTGAACATCGATTTTGGTCAATCTGGTTATTAGTTGTTGGCGGTTTTTTTATTATTGGTATGTTGAGTTATGTATTACTAATTATCACTGGTCAAGCAGAAGCAACTAAGCGACAAATTGTGCGTCGTACTATGGAGCTGGAAGCCAGTAAACATGCACTGAGTGAGCAGACAGAAGTATTAGAAAAATCTAATAAAGCGTTGGAAGAGTTTGCCTATATTGCTTCACATAATTTAAAGGAACCGCTTCGAGGTGTTAGCAATTATTGTCAGTTTATCAGTGAAGATTATAAAGATAAACTTGACCAGCAAGGGAGTGATATGTTGAATAACATGCGCAAGCTAACAAGAAGAATGGAAAGTTTTATTAATGATCTACTGAAGTACTCAAGAGTGGAATATATTGATGATGTACGTATTGAAACTGATATTATGGGTTTATTAGTTGAGGTTAAAGAAAATCTATCCCACTTAATAAAACCTCCTAATGTTAATGTGGTAACAAAAGAGCCATTGCCAACGATATACTGTAATAAAACTAAAATGATGGAACTGTTTGCCAACTTGATTACCAATGCAATTAAATACAATAAAAGAAAAAAAATTGAAATAATAATTGGCTGTGATATTAATAGTGTACCATCAGTTTTTTATGTACAAGATAATGGTATAGGTATACCTGATCA